One genomic segment of Thermodesulfobacterium sp. TA1 includes these proteins:
- the murB gene encoding UDP-N-acetylmuramate dehydrogenase — MKEKIKEFLEKNKIVYLEKEPLAPYTTIKIGGACDFFVFPSEEESLIRLLKFLESIKFPYYILGGGSNLLVADEGFNGMVISFRKLKGIEFVKEEKEEVILKVKAGVGVNELLSLCLKRGFSGLEFLAGVPATIGGIVKMNAGAFGRSISQIVKKVYLYQEGVLTYFEPKEEDWSYRRFKKEGVILEVEFRLKKTEKEAVKSKVLEFLNKRRLTQPLSKRTFGSVFKNPPCYYAGQLIEACGLKGYRVGEAEISKKHANFIVNLGKAKAKEVLELMKIARNKVWEKFRVSLEPEVKFLGIKNG; from the coding sequence ATGAAAGAAAAAATTAAAGAATTTTTAGAAAAAAATAAAATTGTTTACTTAGAAAAAGAACCTTTGGCTCCTTATACTACCATCAAGATAGGCGGGGCTTGCGATTTTTTTGTTTTTCCGTCAGAAGAAGAGAGTTTGATTAGATTGTTAAAGTTTTTAGAGAGTATAAAATTTCCTTATTATATTTTAGGTGGAGGAAGCAATCTTTTAGTAGCCGACGAAGGATTTAACGGGATGGTAATAAGTTTTAGAAAGTTAAAAGGGATAGAGTTCGTAAAAGAAGAAAAAGAAGAAGTAATTCTGAAGGTCAAGGCTGGTGTTGGTGTTAACGAGCTTTTAAGTTTGTGTTTGAAAAGAGGGTTTTCTGGGTTAGAGTTTTTGGCAGGGGTTCCTGCCACTATAGGTGGAATAGTTAAGATGAACGCAGGGGCTTTTGGAAGGAGTATTTCTCAAATAGTAAAAAAGGTCTATCTTTACCAAGAAGGAGTATTAACCTATTTTGAGCCCAAAGAAGAAGACTGGAGCTATAGAAGGTTTAAAAAAGAAGGAGTGATTTTAGAAGTAGAGTTTAGACTTAAAAAAACAGAGAAAGAGGCGGTAAAAAGTAAGGTGTTAGAGTTTTTAAATAAAAGAAGGCTTACCCAACCCCTTTCTAAAAGAACCTTTGGCTCGGTGTTTAAAAACCCTCCTTGTTATTATGCTGGACAGTTGATAGAGGCCTGTGGTTTAAAAGGTTATAGGGTAGGAGAGGCAGAGATTTCTAAAAAACATGCTAACTTTATCGTAAATTTAGGTAAAGCTAAGGCTAAAGAGGTTTTAGAGTTGATGAAAATAGCCCGAAATAAGGTTTGGGAAAAGTTTAGGGTGAGTTTAGAGCCTGAGGTAAAGTTCTTGGGGATAAAAAATGGGTAG
- a CDS encoding cell division protein FtsQ/DivIB: protein MGRFFSLLKRPFFWGTIGILGLLALVFYVLYFTDLFVLKEVKVSPTKRVSKEEIIKLAELKGGERFFTISLKDLRARILSNENIEEVTIVRRLPGTLEFIIKEREPLAILIKNNKGYLVDKKGVIMEGILPEDYFFYPVLEIKNEMLKDKLFEFLYWLKNNKNYLPVYENISKIELEDSKMIILTKNKIKIYLPLIAEKDWVYFYKNLDKIMAYLYEKGQTEKIELIRLDYPVGQALIKFRE from the coding sequence ATGGGTAGATTTTTTAGTTTATTAAAACGTCCTTTTTTTTGGGGAACTATCGGGATATTAGGGTTGTTAGCCTTAGTGTTTTATGTGCTTTATTTTACCGACCTTTTTGTTTTGAAAGAGGTTAAGGTTTCTCCTACTAAAAGGGTAAGTAAAGAAGAAATTATTAAACTTGCTGAGCTTAAAGGAGGGGAGCGCTTTTTTACCATTTCTTTAAAAGACTTGAGGGCAAGGATCCTTTCTAATGAAAACATAGAGGAAGTAACGATTGTTCGGCGTTTACCTGGTACTTTAGAGTTTATTATTAAGGAAAGAGAACCATTGGCTATTTTAATCAAAAATAATAAAGGGTATTTAGTAGACAAAAAAGGCGTTATTATGGAGGGGATATTACCGGAAGATTACTTCTTTTATCCGGTGTTAGAAATTAAAAATGAGATGTTAAAAGATAAACTTTTTGAGTTTCTTTATTGGTTAAAAAACAATAAAAATTATTTGCCTGTTTACGAAAACATTTCTAAAATTGAATTAGAAGACAGTAAAATGATTATACTTACTAAAAATAAGATAAAAATCTATTTACCTTTGATTGCTGAAAAAGATTGGGTTTACTTTTATAAAAATTTAGACAAAATAATGGCATATCTGTATGAAAAAGGGCAGACAGAAAAGATAGAGTTGATTAGATTAGACTACCCTGTAGGACAAGCTTTAATTAAATTTAGGGAGTGA